The genomic window GCTCGCGCGTTGGCGATGGTGGCTTCGATCTTGGCGCGGTTGCGCACGATCCCGTCGTCAGCCAGCAGCCGTTGCACGTCGGCGTCGGTGTAGCGGGCGATCTTCTCCACGTCGAACCCGGAGAAGGCGCGGCGGAAGTTCTCCCGCTTGCGCAAGATGATCAGCCACGACAGCCCGCTCTGGAAGGCTTCCAGGCTCATCCGCTCGAACAACGCCACCCCGTCGTGCACGGGTTGGCCCCACTCGTGGTCGTGGTAGTTGCGGTACAGGTCGGCGTCGGGCCCGGGTCGAACCTCTGCCCAGCCGCACCGGACCAGGCCGTCCTCGCTCACGTGGGACCGGATCGCTCTTGGGCAACCGCCTCAGCGTCCGGGACGGCCTCTAACTCGTCGGCATCCTCCGGGGAGCCCGGCGACGAGGAGGCCTGGATGGCGGCCAGCTGGCCGCGCAGCGTCTCGATCTCGCGGCCCAGTCGATCCAGCACCCAGTCCACTTCGCTGGTCTTGTAACCCCGCAGCACCTGGGTGAACTTGACCGCGTCGACGTCGGCGCCGGTGACCCCGTAGGCCGGCAAAACCGTCGCGGTGGTTGCCCGGGGCAGCGGCGGCAGTTGCTCACCGCGGCCGAACAGCAGGCTGGCC from Mycobacterium kubicae includes these protein-coding regions:
- a CDS encoding DivIVA domain-containing protein — translated: MALVLLYLVVLILVAIVLFGVASLLFGRGEQLPPLPRATTATVLPAYGVTGADVDAVKFTQVLRGYKTSEVDWVLDRLGREIETLRGQLAAIQASSSPGSPEDADELEAVPDAEAVAQERSGPT
- a CDS encoding DNA-3-methyladenine glycosylase I, with amino-acid sequence MSEDGLVRCGWAEVRPGPDADLYRNYHDHEWGQPVHDGVALFERMSLEAFQSGLSWLIILRKRENFRRAFSGFDVEKIARYTDADVQRLLADDGIVRNRAKIEATIANARAAEELGSPDDLSQLLWSFAPPPRPRYPDLSQIPSATDESKAMARELKRRGFRFVGPTTAYALMQATGMVDDHVETCWVPSVRP